The window ttaagatatatatattatatatatatatatatatatatatatatatatatatatatatatatatatatatatatatatatatatatatatatataacaaaggtTTTGAATAAAGTGAGTCCAATAAAGGCTCATGAGAGTGAACTGAGATGAGGAAACACTGAATTGTAAACTCAGTAATTTAATGTCAGACTGATGCTTTTCTTTATAGAGAAAAGCATCATTCTGACATTAAATTAGAGAAAAGCGTTAGTCTGACATTAAATATTAAGGAATGCATCAATGCTTGTATTTTGATGCCTAGAACATGAAGTGGGCACTCCTGCCTACTGGAAAAAATTCCCTAGATTGTGGAAAACTCCCTAGATTTCAGAAAAAATTTCCTAGGTCTATGACATTATTTTCTAATGGCAAAGGTTTTTGTTTTCTATGCATATACAACCAATGATGCATTCTAACTAAACTTAATCTAAGCTAACTCTTAGCCTAACGGAATGAAGTGATTTTCATGTTCTGTCCAAAACTTATATTATACAAGTATTGATACTTGAGTAATTTGCGAGGGAAAGAGCATAGAAGAAAAGTGTCTTAGAAAAATGTCTACCTTCCAGTGGTGCACTCTTTTTTCGTATCAGTGATTGCTTTCTCTAGTAATACCGTAACTTTTATCTCTTCACTTGGGACAGGATCTGGAGTCTTTTATGCAATATCCTTGTAACAAAATACTTTTTTTAGATTTCAAAATGTGGATTTTTTGGTTTATCTTGATAAAAAGTAGACCAAAGTTACATTTTGTACAGTTTATTAAAAATAATCAATGTGAGAAAGTTACAAATTCACTATAAGTATTCTTGATTAAATTATTTCCTCCATAGTCAGGAATCTCCATCTGATAAAACTGTGTATTCAGGCTAGAAGTTGAACTGTGTAATTGAGTAGTACTATGAGTGTAGAGGAAATTAGTGAAGTTTTGATTCACAAGAAATAGACCATTACATGATATATTTTACATGGGATGTGAATgtgttataagagagagagagagaatgagtgagagttTGAGGATTCTTGACTATGGCTCAAAACAGAGATATTTTTGGTTCGTCATGAAGAACAGAGGCCACAAATTGGAACCTTTAACAAGTTTCAAGATGACTCGTTACTAGATAAATGGTTATGTACAGATAAAGGTCATCAACTTTCTGTATCACAATATATACCATATCTAATTCATTTTGTTCCTTGCCCTAGTAATTATCTCATCCCACTTTTGCTATCGTTTGAAtaacctgtcttttttttccttcctttaataaTCTCATTGTCCCACACTTGCAGTCTTTTCAATAATTTATCTccagtttctattttttttaatattcacatTTGATATGTGATACTTGTCAATACTTAAAATGAAACACCTGAATCACAGTAGTACACTTCATCCATTTACCCTTATCAGATACACCTGGTCTTTCATAGTGCTATTCATCATTTTAGATATCATGTTTATTGTGTCTGTAATAATGTAGCTATTGTGTATTCTCTTGCAGTTCAGTAATTCATAAATATCAATCCCAGAGATTGTAGGATGATCAAACGACTTCTCTACCTTACTTTTCTGGTGTCATTATGGATTGGTGGAATGTAAGTATGTACAAACTCATCACTAATTCTTGCTGCTTGTAGAAAATGAGTCTTTATAACCAATGCAAGTAAATGTTGAATGATTTAAAGCTAGCTTATGGATAAGTTTTGTACCTCAAATACATTGATTTCATTGTTATGTGTAAACTAATTGTTTATATTTGATTTTGAATATTCATTCTAATGAAATACTGAATCATGAGAAGCCTAAAGTTCATAATAAACTCTTAAGGTATTCAAATTTGAACATTTTATTCTGGGAACAAATGTGATATTCAGTTGAAAAATGAATGAGCATAAATAAAGATCATCTCAGCATTATCTTGTTGTCATTCTTCCAGTGCCctgaaaacagtggtggtgggagcAGTGGTGACCCTGTTTGTGGTGTATATCATTGTTCCTCTACTCTTCCACTATTCTCCCTCACTCCAGCGGCACATTGTTTTCCTTAACTTCTGTAAGTTTACCAAATGTTCAGATTTCAATCACTATGATattttgatgataataataataggtagtaaaaaaaatgataatgttgaAAAATCCTTTCAGTGAATGTGCCAAAAGTTGACTATAACTTGCCAGAGAATGAAGGTTTGCCAGGAACTCGTAACTTCTACTTACAAACGGAGAAAAATGTCAGTGTTGGTGTCTGGTATGTATCCTTTGgttgtattttttgtatacTACTTACATCATCTTTTGATTTTAccgcctgtctgtgtgtatttagaTATGGTAAATCAGAATGAACTCATAGAATGAGAGTGAATTTAAGCCATTTCAAAGACTTTTCGTCCTTAAATTAATGCTGGCATCAATTTAGGTCATCACTTGTGATTTATagtaacttttatttattccaaGAGTGTCACTAACCTTAAAGAAGCCCAACAATTGAATATAGAAGGGAGGAGTACAGAGATGCACATCCACTTATTTTTAGTTATTAACTTACTGATAGATATCCtctcatttattgttttcttaagtGTTATgctatatataataaaatataaaatacagTTATAATACcttgtatttttcatataaatagagtaagttattgttaagcatatattattattattattattattattattattattattattattattctcattattatcatcaatattatttattattattattattattattattattattattattattataataataatattatcattatcattatcaatattattattattattattattattattattattattattattattattattatttcttttactaattAGTTCATTTGTATTTTAAAGGCATATCCTTCCTGAATCCCTGGCTCACTCAGCCCCCAAGAAGGGATCCCAAGACTATGAGGATTGGTATATAAAGTCCCTGTCTGACCACCATCCTGTGATTCTCTACCTGCACGGCAACACCTCCTCCAGGGCCACGGCTCATAGGATTGAACTATACAACGTTCTCAGGAAAATGGATTATCATGTTGTAGCTTTTGATTATAGAGGTgagtctcatttctttttttatattcctaacTGGTAGAATTACAACATATATTGGATAGTATTTTTGTCACTTGACTTCTACTGACAACATGATATTACAACTTAGTAACTGACACTACAAGCCAAATGTTGAAGTACATATACATATTCAAATTAAACATATTGAAACTACTGAAGCAGAGTTATTATGATTTAgatcagtggttctcaaacgttttcatgagcgaccctatttggaacatttcattccttcgcgacccagagtaaaataaagaaaaagaaaatgtactaTGATATATAGTTATATACACGAGCCTGCATGGGTCCACTGCCAGTCCAACATACGCGTTTGATACAGGAGTCATTCCTGTCAGAGACACCATCACGTGGggcccaggaggagggaggtgggggtaagatgaacatacataacaaaagtaatttgtGGTTAAAGAAGAATAATTCAATTTAGTAACTGAAATACACTGAAACACTGAAAGCATGATAATGTTCCTATGTCCCTGCGACCCATCAAAATTGATCTCGCGACCcatagtttgagaaccactaaTTTAGATCATACCTACCAAAATTATATTGCATCCTACTTGTACTTCTTggattttatatatttgttgtaGAAGCCACATTGAtgatgataggagagagagagagagagagagagagattgaaagtttagcagaattttttttaaagatgacCCACAGTAAaagttatcttttttgtttttcttcttttcctaaaacTCGTACGTTGTTGCAGCATTATCCTTTACACAAAAGGAGTGTATCTGCTGGCCTAGAAACTGCTTTAATAGATTACTTCCAGTTATAGTATCAATAACTAGAAATAAATTAGGCGTTGGCTATGGGGTTAGTTGCCAATTATCACTGGCTGTTTTAATGTAGATTGGGATCAGTTTTTCCACAGTTCTCTAGAGAACTGTCATTTTAGAACTGCCTCTCATGATACATCTTGATACACTATACTTCAGTGCAACATAACATTGACCCTGAGTGTTTATGCTAATAGTATCCATGGGATCTGGTGATATATATTGTACTGACTGGCTATTATAAGCTAAATGCTCACAACTATGCCCtcagtgttttattatttatttgtaataTTGCTACATATTTAGTTtgaaatattttcctcttttttttttttaagggactAATGTTTTATCTAGCAAATGTCCAAAAGAATTAGGCAAATATTAATTGTGCTGACAATATTGTTGTGGCTGAAACTGTGTGGAGACAAAAGGACTGTGTGATATTAGACACTCTGATTGATCTAAAACACCCAGCAATTGTAGTGCTGTTGTAATACGAGTAGTCATTTTTTATTCGTGTTGTGGGTAGTTGCACACATTAGGAAAGAAGAACCAACCAAGGTGTGAAAGAATGGTTTGTATCTCCAAAGAAAGAAGCAGCAACTCAGGGAAGACGTTGGGAGACAGGATGTAAACAGAGAAGTGGTAATTTAGGGGAGACATTGGGAGATGATGTCAACAGAAACTCTTCACCAGTTTCCTGCTAAGCTTTGGCATTAAAACATGGTTGTCTCTTTGATATTTATTaagatttatatatgtatatgtatgttaaCTGTGATAAAGTAAGgtcatatagaaagaaaaaaatagtattcaTTCAAAGATGATGCAGTACTTGTCAAAAGTTTGCGATCACTGCCCTAAGTGGTCGCAAActtttgatgaaaaaagaatggtGTTTTGGGGGGTCAACTACGTTTCGTCAGATCTTTACGACCACATACGCCTCTCATGGGATGCCTCAAGGACATTCCAGAGCCAGTGGCAAACCCTCAGTGTGCTGTGAGCATTTCTAGTGAAAGATTGTTTGTGACACACCACTCCACAAGATTCCCTTTGTTTGACAAAGGTGGGTGCTcatatgtgtgttttttatttacaaagGTGAGTGCTCATATGTGTTTTTAGCCCTCATTATGCCAAAATTGAAGGATTTAGCACTAAACAGTTGCTCACACCATTAGTTTAAAAGTTGCTGGTCACACAATTAAGGAAATTTGTGAGCTAACAGGTGCTGGACCAACGAGTGTGAAAAAGTTTTCACACTGATTCAGGGAAGGAGGCAGTGAAGAGTTGTCAGTTACCAAACATTGCTCTGGGAGGCCAAGGAAGACTTCCAAAAGGACAAGAGCCATACTCAAACGTACAGTACAGAATAGTGCATCGATCACTGctagaaaaatgaaggagaatagTGGTGCTTTCCAGGGTGTTTCTGTGGGAACTGTGTCACGGCACCTCCATGAGCTGGTTTATGCCAGCCACAAGCGCACAAAGAAACCTCTTCTCTGTAAGACCCAGAAAGTGAAACGTGTTAACTTTTCTCATAATTATGCTCAGTGGACCGAGAATGACTGGTTAGGTGTGTCATGGTCGGATGAGGCAACGTTTAATGTGACATGCCATAGAAATTCCCAAGTTTATCGGCACCTCAGCAGTGATCCACTCGACCCATGGTACCTTGATTCTTTAATGGTATGGGACTGTTTTTCCAGTCATGGCCTTGGCGAGTTGGTAATGCTTCCCAAAAACATAAGGGTTAATGCAAATGTCTGTTACAGACTGTTGAATGACTATTTGCCAGCATGTTTTGAGTTGTGTCAGGCCAGTGTCTTTCAACAGGATGGTGCAACACCTCACACTGCTAGGGCTGTTGTCCAGTGGCTGCAGGGTTATCAGGTACCCTTTATTAAAGATTGTCCTGGCAATAGGCTGGACATTAACCCTGTTGAAAACCTCTGGGTTATTGTTAAGAAAAATTTACAAGGCAAGGATGTCAGCTCCATTCTGCAGCTGGAGGCAAATATCCGGGAATCTTGGAACAAAATACCAGCTGCCACCATCCACaaccttgctcttcctcttcccagacATTTCTGCAATGTTATCAAGAATAAGGGTGGCCCGATCAAGTACTAGTcgagataaataaacacattttagttgatgtttttttctcttatcttggcAGGGGAGTGGGATGGAAGGGTGTGG of the Portunus trituberculatus isolate SZX2019 chromosome 42, ASM1759143v1, whole genome shotgun sequence genome contains:
- the LOC123517721 gene encoding lysophosphatidylserine lipase ABHD12-like isoform X1; this encodes MIKRLLYLTFLVSLWIGGIALKTVVVGAVVTLFVVYIIVPLLFHYSPSLQRHIVFLNFLNVPKVDYNLPENEGLPGTRNFYLQTEKNVSVGVWHILPESLAHSAPKKGSQDYEDWYIKSLSDHHPVILYLHGNTSSRATAHRIELYNVLRKMDYHVVAFDYRGYADSSQVQPNEPGVVHDAKVVYRFIRERCGSSPLFVWGHSLGTGVSTHAVRDLCLEGDSPTALVLESPFNNIKDEIKFHPLSSIFRKMPKFDWLFLKPLASSGIDFRSEEHITHVAAPVLILHAEDDLVVPFTLGKKSVAP
- the LOC123517721 gene encoding lysophosphatidylserine lipase ABHD12-like isoform X2 — translated: MIKRLLYLTFLVSLWIGGIALKTVVVGAVVTLFVVYIIVPLLFHYSPSLQRHIVFLNFLNVPKVDYNLPENEGLPGTRNFYLQTEKNVSVGVWHILPESLAHSAPKKGSQDYEDWYIKSLSDHHPVILYLHGNTSSRATAHRIELYNVLRKMDYHVVAFDYRGYADSSQVQPNEPGVVHDAKVVYRFIRERCGSSPLFVWGHSLGTGVSTHAVRDLCLEGDSPTALVLESPFNNIKDEIKFHPLSSIFRKMPKFDWLFLKPLASSGIDFRSEEHITHVAAPVLILHAEDDLVVPFTLGKKVCTL